Proteins from one Gemmatimonadota bacterium genomic window:
- a CDS encoding PorV/PorQ family protein, with the protein MNKRILLVLMLVVGLMTGPAFAQSDFGEYGTILPVKGQSSLAFLKIGASPRAVAMGEAFVAMNGGIDASFYNPGALGFVSGGEYALSYTRWLVNSGLYSGALAYKWGGNTFGVSIVSFVPEEVEETTIFQATGTGRMIQGGDTAIGFIFARQMTDKVSWGVQARWVQEDLVLKTTSTFQFDLGISAYTGYRSLRIAAAARNVGADITVETEQYSPPINFNFGLAGEVYGEQGDPTYLTLAAETIMATDYGQRWNFGGELWISNMLALRGGYKVNYDVEDYSLGAGLKYDFGGRDIRVDLSYSDGGVYFDAPLRLAVSGSF; encoded by the coding sequence ATGAACAAACGAATATTGCTGGTGCTAATGCTGGTGGTCGGGCTGATGACAGGACCGGCCTTTGCCCAGTCGGATTTTGGCGAATACGGTACGATTTTGCCGGTGAAGGGGCAGTCGTCGCTGGCATTTCTCAAAATCGGTGCGTCGCCCCGTGCCGTGGCTATGGGCGAAGCCTTTGTCGCGATGAACGGCGGTATTGATGCGTCTTTTTACAATCCCGGCGCACTGGGATTTGTTTCGGGCGGCGAGTACGCGCTGTCGTACACGCGCTGGCTGGTCAATTCGGGATTGTATTCGGGGGCATTGGCTTATAAATGGGGCGGGAATACGTTTGGCGTTTCAATTGTGAGTTTTGTGCCCGAAGAGGTGGAGGAGACGACGATCTTTCAAGCCACAGGTACCGGGCGCATGATCCAGGGCGGCGATACGGCCATTGGATTTATATTTGCGCGTCAGATGACCGATAAAGTGTCCTGGGGCGTGCAGGCGCGGTGGGTGCAGGAAGATCTGGTGCTCAAGACGACGAGTACTTTTCAGTTTGATCTGGGCATTTCGGCATATACGGGCTATCGCAGTTTGCGTATTGCCGCTGCCGCGCGCAATGTGGGTGCCGATATTACTGTGGAAACCGAGCAGTATTCACCGCCGATCAATTTCAATTTTGGGCTGGCAGGTGAGGTCTATGGCGAACAGGGCGATCCGACGTATTTGACGCTTGCTGCCGAGACCATTATGGCTACTGATTACGGTCAGCGGTGGAATTTTGGCGGTGAGCTTTGGATTTCCAATATGCTCGCATTGCGCGGTGGATATAAGGTCAACTACGACGTGGAGGATTACAGTTTGGGCGCTGGCCTGAAGTACGATTTTGGCGGGCGCGATATCCGCGTGGATCTGTCGTATAGCGATGGCGGCGTGTATTTCGATGCGCCGTTGCGCCTGGCTGTTAGTGGGTCGTTTTGA
- a CDS encoding alcohol dehydrogenase catalytic domain-containing protein, which produces MKAAHVVAHRQIEMFEADEPNIEDFPGGSIKVKAHMTAICGSDSPKFALKRPDAVYPMNIGTSIHECIGTVVASSSDRFQPGDFVQARPTAGIGGLAEYYISSERVGVHLADYEPLDELLMSQPLGTVI; this is translated from the coding sequence GTGAAAGCAGCACACGTTGTCGCTCATCGGCAGATTGAGATGTTTGAGGCCGATGAGCCGAATATTGAGGATTTTCCAGGAGGATCGATAAAGGTTAAGGCGCATATGACCGCGATTTGTGGGTCGGATTCGCCAAAGTTTGCATTGAAACGGCCGGACGCGGTGTATCCGATGAATATCGGGACTTCGATTCACGAGTGTATTGGAACGGTGGTTGCGTCGTCGTCGGATCGGTTTCAACCCGGGGATTTTGTGCAGGCGCGGCCCACGGCGGGTATTGGTGGATTGGCTGAATATTATATTTCGAGCGAAAGAGTGGGGGTTCATCTCGCGGATTATGAACCGCTTGATGAATTGTTGATGTCTCAGCCGCTGGGGACTGTTATTTGA
- a CDS encoding zinc-binding dehydrogenase: MGNILNQDAVVVGQGPMGLLMTHLLSNLGAKTVVAVDTVDFRLEAAKKMRATHVVNPDREDVVAVVRDITDGRMADLTVEIVGHNQDTVNLCLNLTKRLGTVLAFGVPDDDVYAFNYRAFFSKNVTLIGSVGPDSLNDYPLAMDMIAQGRIDVSPIITHHLPFTEVQKGFELFIDHRDEAIKVVLDYD, encoded by the coding sequence TTGGGTAATATTCTCAATCAGGATGCTGTGGTAGTGGGGCAGGGTCCAATGGGTTTGTTGATGACGCACTTGCTGAGCAATTTGGGGGCGAAGACCGTTGTTGCGGTGGATACGGTCGATTTTCGTCTTGAGGCGGCGAAAAAGATGCGGGCGACCCATGTGGTGAATCCCGATAGGGAAGATGTGGTGGCTGTTGTGAGAGATATTACGGATGGGCGCATGGCCGACCTGACGGTGGAGATTGTGGGGCATAATCAGGATACGGTCAATTTGTGTCTGAATTTGACTAAACGTCTGGGTACGGTCTTGGCGTTTGGCGTGCCCGATGACGATGTGTATGCGTTTAATTATCGCGCTTTTTTCAGTAAGAATGTGACGCTGATCGGCTCTGTGGGGCCAGATTCGCTGAACGATTATCCCCTGGCTATGGATATGATCGCACAGGGACGCATTGATGTCTCGCCGATTATCACACACCATTTGCCGTTTACAGAGGTGCAAAAGGGTTTTGAATTGTTTATCGATCATCGCGACGAGGCGATTAAGGTTGTGCTGGATTATGATTGA
- a CDS encoding phytanoyl-CoA dioxygenase family protein, whose protein sequence is MQMTKAQKQQFFEEGYVLVRGAVPKLMADQARRAINRHMRYRVMQQGRNPGLSNEPVITDLFNKSPLWGLCESVVGEGQLIPPQGGNVKLNFPDAEERPLRGGHLDLGGKLKDGLLSRGMTLLVVILVHDVPRSFMGNFCFWPGSHRAYEAAFQKDPNYVETAKANRRIPDIDLPHGPIQFMGEAGDAVICHHQMYHNAGPNHSPDIRYAVIFRPRHVNSRENSTDAMVDIWREFEGLTHLKEEAMAV, encoded by the coding sequence ATGCAGATGACCAAAGCTCAAAAGCAGCAGTTTTTTGAAGAAGGATATGTGCTTGTGCGAGGTGCCGTGCCAAAGTTGATGGCCGATCAGGCGCGCAGGGCTATTAATCGGCATATGCGTTATCGAGTGATGCAACAGGGACGAAATCCGGGGTTGAGCAATGAGCCGGTGATTACAGATTTGTTTAATAAGTCGCCGCTTTGGGGGCTGTGCGAGTCAGTTGTGGGAGAGGGGCAGTTGATTCCGCCGCAGGGAGGCAATGTGAAGCTCAATTTTCCCGATGCAGAGGAGCGTCCGCTGAGGGGTGGGCATCTGGATTTGGGTGGGAAGCTGAAGGATGGGTTGCTGAGTCGCGGTATGACGCTGCTGGTTGTGATTCTGGTTCACGATGTTCCGCGATCATTTATGGGCAATTTCTGTTTTTGGCCCGGGTCTCATCGCGCTTATGAGGCGGCGTTTCAAAAGGATCCCAATTACGTGGAGACGGCAAAGGCCAATCGCCGGATCCCCGATATCGATTTGCCGCATGGACCGATTCAATTTATGGGCGAAGCGGGCGATGCCGTGATCTGCCATCACCAGATGTATCACAATGCGGGTCCAAATCATTCGCCCGATATCCGGTATGCCGTGATTTTCAGACCCCGACACGTCAACTCGAGAGAAAATAGCACGGATGCTATGGTCGATATCTGGCGCGAGTTTGAAGGGCTGACGCATCTGAAAGAAGAGGCGATGGCGGTTTAG
- a CDS encoding DUF4926 domain-containing protein → MFIEHEQIVLTADVVGDEGEELKLGDVGTIIHIHPKEEDLVVEFLSLDGDTVAIATVLPSQARPVTNADLTHARTVPAAV, encoded by the coding sequence GTGTTCATAGAACATGAGCAAATCGTACTCACTGCCGATGTAGTCGGCGATGAAGGGGAAGAACTGAAATTGGGTGACGTAGGTACCATCATCCACATCCACCCGAAAGAAGAAGATCTTGTAGTGGAGTTCTTGTCCCTCGATGGCGACACAGTGGCTATCGCAACAGTGTTGCCATCACAAGCGCGTCCTGTGACCAACGCGGATCTCACACACGCCAGAACGGTTCCGGCTGCCGTCTGA
- a CDS encoding HEPN domain-containing protein, which produces MNYAPSLDSIKDRLSRALRQFVALPGIDEQVIGVPLSSRQLERVVKNIIENEWLAAMPAFQDVQNWIEVHWDIERQTQPPAGTISTGDEWGNQGEIQLNALTATCKLILAARDHGVETVAKHAMKFAAHGMIEVSSFYMVKGASISSAKPLDDYCTLLPYQDALQIVDTESSIRSSSEDLLWPTENTGNMCALEVRRFERRGLKANEFERYVGPLLRCGVETMQLILGLVWGKGLHIFGHWHGVRMPVAATLPYFHIGSSGGWGSSQVLLPLLNFQRVSTNRPFNEAEAIELIGKYAVLPDQTRSVLNLALRRLGESTERIKYEDKVIDVCIALEALFTEKGEYRHQIDIIPRRGSWHFADSRAERDKVRAMLKAFYKHRSEIVHANPTLNLTPKQEHQRREQFATLLAEAENVVRASLKTMISEGRPQNWEASKNPALILHDPPRAETDIPSVKSDSLSWSLEEQKEIDQALEAVWKPEVDNAPSPPPDAVSAAHQGIDADAIERCRQQGILYVISVPIRLYLAHPKWPKQEGDPVDERTKYYCEKDVERHLLRWQKAASKKKIYQFELPLEDPTMYLPKTFDMWRKILQQGEQP; this is translated from the coding sequence ATGAATTACGCACCAAGTCTCGACAGCATCAAAGATCGACTGAGTCGCGCCCTACGGCAATTTGTGGCCCTCCCGGGAATCGACGAACAAGTTATTGGCGTTCCGCTGAGCAGTAGGCAACTCGAAAGAGTGGTCAAGAACATAATCGAGAATGAGTGGTTGGCGGCCATGCCAGCTTTCCAAGATGTGCAGAACTGGATTGAAGTTCACTGGGATATCGAACGCCAAACGCAGCCGCCAGCGGGCACCATTTCTACAGGGGATGAGTGGGGAAACCAGGGTGAAATCCAGCTCAATGCTCTGACCGCCACTTGCAAACTGATCCTGGCCGCTAGAGATCACGGCGTCGAAACCGTGGCAAAGCACGCCATGAAATTCGCGGCCCACGGCATGATTGAGGTCAGCAGCTTCTATATGGTGAAAGGGGCATCTATTTCGAGCGCAAAACCGCTGGACGACTACTGCACTCTTCTCCCATACCAAGACGCTTTGCAGATAGTGGATACAGAATCCTCAATTCGGAGTTCGTCGGAGGATCTACTTTGGCCGACAGAGAACACTGGCAACATGTGTGCCCTCGAAGTCAGGAGATTCGAGCGCAGAGGTCTCAAGGCAAACGAATTCGAACGGTATGTGGGTCCTCTGCTGCGGTGTGGGGTCGAAACGATGCAACTCATCCTCGGCCTGGTATGGGGAAAGGGACTTCACATATTTGGGCACTGGCATGGTGTCCGAATGCCTGTCGCCGCGACACTCCCGTACTTTCACATAGGCTCATCGGGAGGCTGGGGTAGCTCGCAGGTCCTCCTTCCGCTGCTGAACTTTCAACGTGTCTCGACAAATCGCCCTTTCAACGAGGCGGAGGCTATAGAGCTGATCGGCAAGTATGCCGTCCTGCCAGATCAAACACGGAGCGTGCTGAACCTGGCACTACGGCGCCTGGGAGAAAGTACCGAAAGAATAAAATATGAGGACAAGGTGATTGATGTGTGCATTGCCTTGGAAGCGTTGTTCACAGAGAAGGGAGAGTATCGGCATCAGATAGACATCATCCCAAGAAGAGGCTCTTGGCACTTCGCGGATTCGCGCGCAGAGAGAGATAAGGTAAGAGCCATGCTCAAGGCGTTCTACAAACACCGCTCGGAAATCGTACATGCCAACCCCACGCTCAATCTAACACCGAAACAGGAGCATCAACGCCGCGAGCAGTTCGCCACCCTGCTCGCAGAGGCCGAGAATGTCGTCCGGGCAAGTCTCAAGACCATGATCTCCGAAGGGAGACCGCAGAACTGGGAGGCCAGCAAGAACCCTGCGTTGATTCTGCACGACCCACCTCGTGCAGAGACGGATATCCCTTCCGTGAAGTCCGATTCCTTGAGCTGGTCGCTGGAGGAACAAAAAGAAATCGACCAGGCCCTGGAGGCCGTGTGGAAACCAGAGGTCGACAACGCTCCTTCACCACCGCCCGATGCGGTGTCAGCCGCTCATCAGGGTATTGATGCCGATGCAATCGAACGGTGTCGGCAACAGGGAATCCTCTATGTCATCAGCGTCCCCATCCGGCTCTACTTGGCTCACCCCAAATGGCCCAAGCAGGAAGGTGATCCAGTTGACGAGCGCACGAAATATTACTGCGAGAAGGACGTGGAGAGACATCTACTTAGATGGCAGAAGGCGGCGTCTAAAAAGAAGATATATCAGTTCGAACTGCCGCTCGAAGATCCCACTATGTATCTCCCCAAAACCTTCGATATGTGGCGCAAGATTCTGCAACAGGGAGAACAGCCATGA